CCCCGGTCCGCCGCCGCCATGCGGCGTGGAGAAGGTCTTGTGCAAATTGATGTGCATCGCATCGATGCCGAGATCGCCCGGACGGACGCGTCCAACGATCGCGTTGAAATTGGCGCCGTCGCAATAGACCAGCCCGCCCGCCGCATGCACCGCATCGGAGATCGCGCGCATATCGCGCTCGAACAGTCCGCAGGTATTGGGGTTGGTGATCATCACGCCGGCCACGTCCGGCCCGAGCCGCGCGGTCAGCGCCGCCAGGTCGACCCGACCTTCGGCAGTCGCCGGGATATCCTCGACCGCATAGCCGGCAAAGGCGGCGGTCGCCGGGTTGGTGCCATGCGCGCTTTCCGGCACCAGGATTGTCTTGCGATGCCCCTCGCCGCGCGCTTCGAGCGCCGCGCGGATCGCCAGGATGCCGCACAGCTCGCCATGCGCGCCCGCCTTGGGGCTCATCGCGACCGAATGCATGCCGGTCAGCGTGACCAGCCAGTGCGCGAGCTGATGGATCACCTCAAGCGCGCCCTGCACCGTATCGACCGGCGCGAGCGGGTGGACATCGGCGAAACCGGGCAGGCGCGCCATCTTCTCGTTGAGGCGTGGGTTGTGCTTCATCGTGCATGACCCAAGCGGGAACAGGCCGAGGTCGATCGCGTAATTCTGCCGCGACAGGCGCGTATAATGGCGTACCGCCTCGGGCTCGGACAGGCCGGGAAGGCCGATCGGCTTTGCCCGGCCCAGCGTGCCGAGACGCGAGGGTGCCTTGACCGGGGGCGCCACTTCAATGCCGGTGGTTTCGGTCGAGCCGATCTCAAAGATCAGCGCCTCTTCGAGCATCAGCCCCTTGTTGCCGGTGAAGGTCGGCGCCGTGCTGTTGCCGGCTACAGGCGTTTCGGGACGCCAGCCGCTTGCGTTGATCGTCATGCCAGCACCTCGTGATTGCGCGCTGCCTCAACCCCGTTCGGGCTGAGCCTGTCGAAGCCCGGCCCTTCTTGTCGACGGCAGCAAAGGAAGAACGGCCCTTCGACAAGCTCAGGGCGAACGGAAGAAAGGTGGGTCATGCCAACACCTCCTGCAGCGCGGTCGCCAGCGCCTCGACATCCTCCGCCGTCGTCGTCTCGGTCACCGCGACGACCAGCCCGTTGGCCAGTTCTGCCTCGTCCGGATAGAGCCGCCCGAGCGATACGCCCGCCAGAATACCGCGCTCGGCCAGCGTCCGCACGACGGGACGCGCTTCCTGCGGCAGCCTGATGGTGAATTCGTTGAAAAATGCCGGCGTCACCAGCTCGACTCCGGGCACTTGCACCAAGCGATCCGCCGCCGCCGATGCGCCGGCATGATTGGTCTCGGCCAGCGCGCGCAAGCCTGCTTCGCCGAGAAGCGTCATGTGGATCGAGAAGGCCAGCGCACACAGGCCGCTATTGGTGCAGATGTTCGAGGTCGCCTTTTCGCGCCGGATATGCTGCTCGCGGGTCGACAGCGTCAGCACGAAGCCACGCCGGCCATCCGCATCGAGCGTCTCGCCGCACAGCCGCCCCGGCATCTGGCGGACATATTTCTCCTTGCAGCCGAACAGGCCGACATAGGGTCCGCCGAACTGCAGCCCGACGCCGATCGACTGGCCTTCGCCGACGACGATATCGGCATCCATCTCGCCCGGCGACTTGATCGCGCCGAGCGCGACCGGCTCAGTTACCACCGCAATCAACAGCGCCTTCTTCGCATGGCACGCATCGGCCAGCGCGGTCAGGTCGGCGATGCGACCGAGGATGTCGGGATATTGCACCACAACGCATGAGGTATCGCCGTCGATCGATGCGATCAGCCGGTCGATATCGGTCTCCGCGGTCAGCGTCGGCGCCGATGTGTCGAGCACATCGCCGGTGAACTTGGCCATGGTCTTGGCGACCGAGACATAGTGCGGATGCAGGCCGGAGGAGAGCAACGCCTTGCCGCGCTTGGTAATGCGCCGCGCCATCACGATCGCCTCCCAGCAGGCGGTCGATCCGTCGTACATCGACGCGTTGGCGACATCGGTGCCGAGCAGCCGCGCGACCTGGGTCTGAAACTCGAACAGCATCTGCAGCGTGCCCTGCGCGATCTCGGGCTGATACGGCGTATAGGCGGTCAGGAACTCGCCGCGCTGGATCAGATGATCGACCGAGGCCGGCACATGATGCTTGTACGCGCCGCAACCGAGGAAGAACGGCCCGTCCCCCGCCGCGACATTCTTGCGCGCGAGCGCGGTCATGTGCCGCTCGACCGCGAGTTCGCTGGCGTGAAGCGGCAGGCCGCGGATCGGGCCGTCGAGCTGGGCGACGCCGGGCACATCGACGAACAATTCGTCGATCGAGGCGGCACCGATGACGGCGAGCATTGCCTTGCGGTCGGACTGGGTCAGGGGAAGATAGCGCATCGAACATGCTCCCCCCTCCCTTTCAAGGGAGGGGCTGGGGGTGGGTCAGCTAAGGGCGGGCTCGATGCCCGGCCTTAGCTTCGGGCTAGGTGAGACGCATCTTCGGGCTCGCAGACGCTCGCACCCACCCCAACCCCTCCCTTGAAAGGGAGGGGCTTAAGAGGGTTTAGAGTTTCGCGACGAATGCCGCGTAAGCTGTCTCGTCCATCAGGCTTTCGAGCTCGCTCGGGTCCGACAGCGTGATCTTGTAGAACCAGCCGTCGCCTTCCGGATCCTCGTTGACCAGGCCCGGCGTGTCGGCGAGATCGTCATTGCTCTCGAGCACCGTGCCGGTGGCCGGCGCATAGACGTCGGATGCCGCCTTGACCGATTCGACCACTGCGGCCTCATCGCCCTTGGTCAGTTCCTTGCCTTCCTCTGGCACGTCAACGAACACGATGTCGCCGAGCTGGCCCTGCGCATAATCGCTGATTCCGACGGTGCCGATGTCACCATCGACATCGATCCATTCATGGTCTTCGGTAAAGTAACGGCTCATTTCATTTGCCTCCCAGATTATAAAGGCTGCCGGACGTAGCGGTGGGGAATAAATGGCATTGCGGTCACGGTCGCTTGATGGACCTTGCCGCGCTGCACGAGTTGAATGACGGTGCCTGGTGTCGCCATGGCGGTTGGAACATACGCCATTGCAATCGGTGCCCCGACGCTTGGTGCGAAACCGCCGCTGGTGACGCGACCGACATCGGAGCCATCGGCATCGACCACCACCGCGCCTTCGCGCACCGGCTGGCGGCCTTCGATCATCAAACCGACGCGCTTCTGGATCGCGCCTTGTTCGCGTTCCATCAGGATGCGCTCGGCACCCGGGAAGCCACCTTCCTCGCGGCGGCGCTTGGAGATCGCAAAGCCGAGATCGGCGGCGATCGGCGTCGTCTCGGGATCGAGGTCATGGCCGTAAAGCGGCAAGCCGGCCTCAAGCCGCAGCGAATCGCGTGCGCCGAGGCCGATCGGCTTGACCTCGGCGTGCGCGCACAGCGCATCGGCGAATGCGACCGCGGACTCGCCTGGCAGTGAAATCTCGAACCCGTCCTCGCCGGTATAACCCGAGCGGCTGATCCCGAGCGGCACGCCGTTCCATTCGAACGGTGCGGCCTGCATGAAGACCAGCGCCTCGACCCCTGGCACCAGCCGCGCCAGCACATCGACCGCCTTGGGGCCCTGCAGCGCGAGCAGCGCGGCGTCCTCGTTATAATTGATCGTGATATCGTCGGGCAGATGATCGAGCAGATGCGCGATATCGTCCTGCTTCACCGCGCCATTGACGACGAGATAGAGGTGATCCCCGGCATTGGTGATCATCAGGTCGTCGAGAATGCCGCCATTGTCGGAGAGCAGCAGCGAATAGCGCATCCGCCCCGGCGCAAGCGCGGAGATGTCGCCCGGCACGAGCGCCTCGAGCGCCTTGGCGACATTGTCGCCGATCAGCTGCAGCTGCCCCATATGGGATACGTCGAACAGGCCCGCGCTTTCACGCACCCAGAGATGTTCGGCCATGATGCCTTCATACTGGACCGGCATATGGTAACCGGCGAACTCGACCATCCGGCCATCGTGCGCGCGGTGCCACGCGTCGAGCGGCAGCGTCTGGATTTCGATTTCAGGGCCGTCCTGGCCCGGGCTGTCGTTATGATCGCTCAATGCCGGTCTCCGTCGAAGGTGCGACGCACGGCCGCGCAACAGCGCTGCCATTCGCCACCCCCTCTGTCACGGGACCTGAGAGCTTTGACCATATCGCCTGACGGCGGCACGGCTTACCCCTTCGGTGGGCCGGGCGAACGCCGCCAGGCCGCTTTCCAGAGTGTCGATTCGGCGCGCGCGGTCCCGTTTGCCTGAGAGATTCCGGGGCGGTTGCTCCTTCGGCGGCCTATTGAAAGGCTCTCTCCCGCGCGTGCCCATGTCGGTTGCCCGACATCGACAAGGCCGGTGTGACGCGGCGCAGCAACCGAGTCAACGTGTCTTGAACATGGCACGCATCAATTGCCAGGTGACTGACCTGGCCGGACCGCGAACATCGCCTTCAGCAGGGCGGCGAGACGATAGCCGGCTAAGGTCACTCGCTGTTCCGAGACGTGCACGACCGCCTCGGCATAGCCCGGCGCGGCTGACTGGGCGGTGGCCGCTGACGTCGCCTGCGGCACATCGGCGCGATAGGCCACCGAGGCGGCGAGCGCGCGACTCTCCGCAAGCCAGTGCTCGCTCGCATCGGGTGCCGCGACCGGATGCGACAAGGCATCGGCAAAGCGCGTGCGGGGAAAGCGCGTTTCCAAATCGCGTGCGCGGGCAAATGCCGCCGCGGCGGCACCGTCGCGGCTGACCGAATCGTCCCAGAACCAATGCAGCGACACCGGCTGGCCAGTGACCGAATCGCGCACGAACACCTTCGATCCGCCGTCATCGCCCTGCGGCCAATCGGGCGCGACGCGCTCGGCGCTGTGCAGCGGCTGATGGAGATCGGCCACGACGTGGAGGATCCAGCACAGCGCGACCGCACGGTCGGCAGCCGGCGCCCGGGGATCACGCGCGACCGAAAGGTTGAGCGCCAGCGCTGCCACGCCCGATCCTTTCGCGGCGGTTGCATTGCCTTTCCCCACCGCCCGCAGCTGATAATGCCAGGTTGGATGATCATCCGGGCCGCCGCGTACATCATCGGGCCAGCGCGCCATTTCCAGAAACAAGCGCCGGTCGCGCTCCGCACCTTCGGCCCGGTCGATCGCCACCTGAAACGGGCCGGGATCGGGGTGAGCGGCGAGCAGCCGCAACATTTCCGCGACCGCCGCCGGGTCGTCGCGCATCAGCTCGTCATAGGCGATGGCGGCAGCGACCATATGCCCCGGCCGCGACCAGGCGCTGGCGGGCGCCGGCGCAACGATGGCAGCGACGATCAGCAACGCGAGTGGCGGTTTCATCTCGAATCCTCTCAGAAGTTCAGCGTCGCGCGGGCGAAAAATTCACGGCCATTGGTGCCGATCGCGCCGGCCTCAGGGTAGAGCAGGCCCCCGCCCTGGGTCAGCGCTCGCTCGATAGTTTTGTCGGGATAGGCATTGGTCAGGTTGAGGATGCCGATGCCGAAGCGAAGGCGATCGGCGACTTTGAGTTCGGCGGTGATGTCGATCGATGTCACCGCGCCATAGGTCTGCGGCGTCAGCACCGAGGTGGTGGTGAACGCGCCGAACCGCACCACATCGGCACCGAGGCTGAAATCGCCCGCGTCGATCCGCGCGGCGAAGGTCAGCTTCTCCTCGGGCTGCGCTACGGTGAGCAATTGCAATGCGGGACCACCGAGCAGCGGCAGCGAAGGGATCACGCGATTGACCGCCAATCGGTTCACCCTGGTTTCAACATGGGTGTAGCTGGCGGTGAGATTAGCGCGAATGTCGCCAAAGCGCCGCGTCCAGTCGGCGGTGATCTCATACCCTTTCGTGGTGGTGTCGAGCGCATTGGTGAAGAAGCGCGCCTGCGACGCATTGGTGATGCCCGCCGCTTGCAGGATCGCCGTGACCGCCGTGCCACTGAGCGTCTCGCTCAGCGCGATGCGATCGTCGATCTCGATATGGAAGACGTCGGCCGACAGGACGAAGCCCTTGAAGGGCTTGAGCACCAGTCCGCCGCTCAGGTTGCGCGACCGTTCTTCGCGCAGTGGCGCCGCACCCAATGCGACCGCCACAGGGTCGGACACCGCGAACGTGCCGATATTGACCAGCACGCCGCCGCTCGACTGGCTGGTGACGGTGCTGAAAAATTGCTGCTGCAGCGATGGCGCGCGAAACCCGGTCGACGCGGTGGCGCGGAACGCGATCACCTCAGCCGGCTTGTAGAAGAAGCTCAGCTTGCCGGTCGTCGCGTTGCCAAAGTCACTATAGCGTTCGTGGCGCACCGCGGCACCCAGGTTCAGGCCCTGGATCGGGCTCAGCTCGGCATCGGCGTAAAAGCTCCAGGCGTGGCGGCTCTCATCGACCGGGATCGGCGGATTGTAACCGGGAAAGCCCTGAGCTCCCGCACCGACATAGGATCCCGGCTCGCCCCGGCGCAGCTTGAACGTCTCGTAGCGGTGCTCCGCACCCGCCGCTAGGTTGAGTCCGGCGGCAAAATCGATCTTCCGGCTGATGTCCAGATTGGCCACGTTCTGGAAATAGCGCGCGCCGCCGCCGGCAAAGCCGCGCGGACTGGCAGCGCCGAGAGAAGTATTGACCGTGCCGAACACCCCGAACGTGGCGTCGCTCAGGCCGGCCGTGTCGCTGAGATCGAAGCGCCACGCGCCCAGGTCGCCCGAGACGCCGACCGAACCACCCGCATCGTCAAGGTTCACGCGGATGTGCGGCACGAACCCCTGCGGGTAAAAGGCCGGAGCGATCGCCGGCGCGCGATATTGTGCCGGGCTGGTCGAGCGGCGATGATCGTAAATGCCCTGCGCGTAGAGTTCGACCGCACCTATCGGCAGGCGGAAACTGCCGGCCAGGTTCAGGTCGAGCGATTTCGGATCACCCTGCTCGCTGGTGATGCGGCCGAAACGGCTGTCGACGCCCGCGCGGTTGGTTGCGCCACGGTCACGCAGTTCCGCGGTGAGGTTGAGTGACCCGCCTTCGCCGATCGTGAAGCCATGGTTAAGCGCGGCGACCAGGGTTCGGCCATCGCCCTGCTCGGTGATGCCGGATTGAACACTGGCGAAACCGCCCTTGGCGGACGAGCGCAGCGTGATGTTGATCACACCGGCAATCGCGTCCGACCCATATTGCGCGGCGGCGCCATCGCGCAGGATCTCGATCCGCTCGATCGCCGATACCGGAATCGCGCCAAGGTCGACCGGTACCGATCCGCGCCCGACGACATTGTTGAAATTGAGCACCGACGACAAATGCCATCGTTTGCCGTTGACCAGCACCAGCACCTGATCGGGTGCCAGCCCGCGGAGCGTCGCAGCGCGGGTATTGGCGCCGGACGGGCCAGTCGCGGTCCGCGGATAGTTGAACGACGGCGCCAGATATTGGAGCGTGCGATTGAGATCGGTCAGACCGCGCGCCTGAAGGGCCTCGCTGTCGAACACGTCGATCGGCGACGGCGATTCGTCCGCCAGCCGGCCCGGCGCGCGGCTGCCGACGATGAGAATGTCCGCCCCTTCCGTTTCCTGGGCAAAAGCCGGTGTCGCCACCGATGCGGTGAGCATAATAATGGCGAGTGTTGAACGCATGATCGATCCCCCGAATTTACGGGCGGTCCATAAGCGCGGGGGGATCGGCACCGGTATCGCGCAAAACCGCACACCGCGTTGCGTGGGACGCAACGGAACCGTCACGTGACAATGCTAAGCCCTCTTCATGCTGCGCCAGATGCCCCCATTGGAAGCCGTTGAGGCCTTCCTCGCCGCAGCCCGGTCGCGCAGCTTCCGCACCGCCGCCGCGTCGCTCGCGCTCAGCCCCTCGGCATTTTCGCGGCGCATCCAGCTGCTCGAGCGCTTCGCCGGCCGACAGCTGTTCCAGCGCTCCGGTGCGGCGACGTTCCTCAGTACGGACGGAGAACGGTATTTGGCGGACGTCGGTCCTGCGATCGAGGCGATCCTGCAGGCGACGAACTCGCTCCGCCAGCTCGATGGCGATCGCGCGATTCGCATGGCCACCTCGCACTCAATGGCGGCGGAATGGCTGATGCCGCGGCTTCCGAAGCTCTTGTCGGAAACCGGCATCGAACTCGAACTGACTGTATCGCGAGACCCGGAACGCCTGCGTTCGCAGGTGGTGGACGTGGCGCTTTGGGGCGGCCCGACCCCCGATAAAACGCCCCTTATCGATGTCATCGCGGATCTGGATGCGGTGCCCGTCGTGGCGCCACGGCTGTTCGACGAAGGTTCGCCGCCCCGTACCCTCGCCGATCTTGCCGGGCAGCCATTGATCGAAGTTCGGTCGAACGCCGGGCTCTGGCGACATTGGCTGCGCAAGGCCGGCTATCACGGCCCGGCGCCAGCGGTTGCGGCGCGGTACGATACCAACCAACTCAAGAATGAAGCGGCAGCGTCAGGCCTCGGCGTTGCGCTAGCCACCCCAATGGTGGCGGAGCGCTTTTTGACTGATCGACGACTGGTCGCCTTCACCCATATGCGGCGGCCCACCGACCACTCTTATTGCCTGCACTATGCCAGCAGCGACGTACGCGCGCGCATCGGCGTCCGGACCCTGCTGGACTGGCTCAAAACCGAAGCGCGAGCTTCACTCAGGCGATACGACCGCTGGTACGAAGCAGAGAAATGCTCCTGAGCGGTCGTCGCTGAAACGTGATTTAGCGCGTGGCGTTATATTTCAGCTGATCATCGGTCAGCTGGAAACCGACCAGTGCCTCGAACGTCGCACGTTGCACCGCCTGACGAATCTCCGGGGCGGTCAGCGGGTCGACCGCGGCATCGCTGTCGCCGGCCTTGCGCTTCTGGGTCAGCTTCTGCTTCACGTCATCGGGCAGCGTCGCGGCACTGCGAGCGATGATCGTGCTCGCCTGGCCGCTGGCCGAGGCGCGGGTCTGGCCGGCATCGAAATGCACGTTGACGCGCCCGATCCGCTTGGCGACCACTGCGCTGCCGCCGCGCACGACGGTGATGAAATAGGGCAAGACGACGTCGCGCGCGGCATCGGCGCGGACGCGGCTGGCGCGAATCTCGAAGGTCACGTTGGTGACGATGTCATTGGTCGCATCGGCGCAGGTCGACCGCACATTGGTCATCGACGCGGTCACGTCGATCGCCGACGCGTCGCGGCTCGCCGGTGGGTCGAATATGGTGATGTCGCCGGTGGAGGCGGGAACGCCGACCGTCGGGCAGGCCGAACGGATCGCAGTAATGCCGACGCCGCTGGAAAGGTCGATCTCGCCCTTGCCGCCGCAGCCGCCGATAAACAGCATCGCAATAAGGGGAACGACGATTTTCGGAGCTGTCACGGGCATACGCACCTTATCACAAGGAAGGGGCCGTGGTGCTTGCGCACCGGCCCCGGAACTTCAATCACCATAGGAACCGGCTTTCGCGCACGCAAGCAATCGCGTAAAGCCGCGCGACATGAGCATCTCGGAAAAACCCGCCCTCCAATTGCTGATCGCGGCCCCGCGCGGATTTTGCGCTGGCGTCGACCGCGCGATCCGAATCGTCGAGCTGGCAATCGAGAAGCACGGCGCGCCGGTCTATGTCCGGCACGAGATCGTCCATAACAAATATGTCGTCGATGCATTGAAGGCCAAAGGCGCGGTGTTCGTCGAGGAACTCGACGCCGTGCCCCAAGGCGTGCCGGTGGTGTTCTCCGCGCACGGCGTGCCCAAATCGGTCCCGGCCGCGGCGCAGGATCGCGGCCTGACCTATCTCGACGCGACCTGCCCATTGGTATCGAAGGTTCATCGTCAGGCCGAGCGCCTCGTCGCGGCCGGGCGGCATATCGTGTTTATCGGCCATCTCGGCCATCCCGAGGTGATCGGCACCTTCGGCCAGGTGCCGGAAGGCGCGATGACCCTGATCGAGGATGTCGCCGATGCGGAGGCGTTCACACCCGCCGACCCGACCAACATCGCCTTCCTGACCCAAACCACCTTGTCGGTCGACGACACCGCCGATGTCGTAGCGACCTTGCAGCGCCGCTTTCCAGCAATCCAGGCGCCCCGCCCCGACGATATCTGCTACGCCACGTCGAACCGGCAGACAGCGGTCAAATCGATCGCCTCGATGTGCGACGCGATGCTGGTGATCGGCGCGCCCAATTCGTCGAACTCGGTCCGGCTGGTCGAGGTCGCGGTGCGTGAGGGCACACCGGCCCGGCTGATCCAGCGCGCGACCGATCTCGATTTCGATTTCCTGACGGGCGTCAGGACGCTCGGCATCACTGCTGGCGCCTCCGCGCCGGAAATACTGGTCCGCGAGCTGGTCGACCGGTTGAGCGAGCGGTTCGAGGTCAGCGAGCGCGAAGTCGAGACCAATCGCGAAACGGTGTCGTTCAAGCTGCCCCGCGGCCTCGAAGCCGCGGCCTGAACCCTTGGCCGTTTATACTCATGTGTCGGCCGAGGCGCTGGCCACGTTCCTTGCGCGCTACGACCATGGCGAACTGGTTTCGGCCAAGGGCATCGCGGAGGGCGTCGAGAACAGCAATTACATGGTCGACACGACCAGCGGTCGCTTCATCCTGACGCTTTATGAGAAACGAGTGGATCTGGGCGACTTGCCCTTTTTCTTCGCGCTGCTCGATCATCTCGCCGAACGCGGCAATCCGGTCCCGCGCGCGCTCACCGATCGCGCGGGCGTAGCCATCCAGCAACTCGAAGGCCGCCCCGCCTGCCTGATCGAATTCCTGCCCGGCGTATCGGTCTCGCATCCGAACATCGCGCAAGCCTTCGCGACCGGCGCCGCGATGGGCCATATGCACGAGTCGCTGACCGATTTCACCGGCGAACGCCCCAACAGCCTCGGCCCGGACGGCTGGACGGCGTTGCTGGCACGCTGCGGGCACGACCTCGACGCGATTGAGCCGGGCCTGTTCGACCGTGTCAGCGGCGCGCTGGAATCGGTGCTGGCGGCATGGCCAAATGACCTGCCGCGCGGCGTGATCCATGCCGATCTGTTCCCCGACAATGTCCTGATGCTCGGCGACCGGGTCGGCGGCCTGATCGACTTCTACTTCGCCTGCACCGATATCCGCGCCTGGGACCTGGCGGTGATGCACAGCGCCTGGTCGTTCGACGCGAGCGGCGCCAGTGTCGATCGCGCGGTCGGCGCGGCGCTGGTCAAAGGTTATGCCTCGCGCTTCCCCTTAAGCAATGCCGAGCGTGCGGCGCTACCTGTTCTGGCGCGCGGCGCGTGCATCCGCTTCCTGCTTACCCGTGCATGGGACTGGCTCAACACGCCCGCCGATGCGCTCGTCACGCGCAAGGATCCGCTGGCCTATCTGCGCCGCCTCAACACTTATGATCAAATGGGCGAGACCCTCTTTCGATGACCGAAATCACTGCAGAGCTCACGCGAGTCGAGATCGCCACCGATGGCGCATGCAAGGGCAATCCCGGCCCCGGCGGCTGGGGCGCGCTGATTCGCGCCGGCGGCAAGGAAAAGGAATTGTCCGGCGGCGAGAAGCTGACAACCAACAACCGGATGGAACTGACCGCCGCGATCGAAGGACTGAACGCACTGAAGCGGCCCTGCCTCGTCGCGCTGTCGACCGACAGTCGTTACGTGATGGACGGACTGACCAAATGGATCAAAGGCTGGCAACGCAATGGCTGGAAGACGGCCGACAAGAAGCCGGTCAAGAATGCCGACCTGTGGCAGGCGCTGCTCGACGCGGCCAAGCCGCATCGCATCGAATGGAAATGGGTGAAGGGCCATGCCGGCCACCCCGACAATGAACGGGCTGACCGGCTGGCAAGCGACGCGGCCGACGCCGCGCGCAAAGGCTAAAACTCAGCTATTGTCTTCGATCTCGGCGCCGGGACCGTTCTTCTGGATCGACTCGATCGCCTCTTTGGCAGACGACTTGCTTGAATAACCTTCGGTCGAAAACATCGTTTCGCTGTTATATTTGAAGCGAACGCGGAACTCGCCGGCCTTGTCCTTATAGATCTCGAACTTGTGCGCCATGGTCATCCTCCGTCGTTGGACCTGGCCAGACTAAGCCGGAAAATCCCGTTACGCCAGCGGTCTGAAACGGCCGGGCGCGTACGTCGCAGGATCGATCGCGGCGACCACCGAATCGGGTGCGCGCCCAAGCAATAGCGCGGCAGCGAGCGCGGCGGCGGCCGGTGCGGTCTGGATGCCGAAACCACCCTGCCCGGCGCACCAGAAAAAGCCGGGAAGGACGGAGTCGAAGCCGTAAACCGGCAGCCGATCGGGTGCGAAGCTGCGCAGCCCCGCCCATTTATGCTCCACCGCGACGACCGGCCAGTCGACGACATGTTCGAACCGGTCGACCGCAATCGCCACGTCGATTTCCTCCGGCGCGATATCGCCCGGCTCGACCGGCGTCTCGTCATGCGGGCTGAGCCAAAGCCGGCCCTCGCCTTCGGGTTTGAAATAGAACCGCCCGGCGATGTCGATGACCATCGGCATGCCGGCGGGAAGCGCGGCGTCGGTGCGCAATTGCACCATGGTGCGGCGATTGGGCTGCAGCCCGATTGGTGCCGCCCCGGCCAGCGCGGCGACCCGGTCCGCCCAGGCGCCGGCGGCATTGACCAGCACGGTCGCGGCAACGTCCTGTCCGCCAGCGTCGATGCGCCAGCCAGCCCCTTCGCGCACCGCGCCGCGCAACGGCGCCGACAGCTTCAGCACGGCGCCCGTACGCCGTGCTTCGACGAGATAATGGGCATGCAGCGCGGCGACGTCGATATAGGCGCTGCTCGCCTCCAGCACGCCAAGCGTCCAGTCCGGCCGGATACCGGCAATCACCGTCGACGGATCCAGCGCCGACAGTGCCACGCCCGTGCCGTCGAACTTGGTGAGGAAAGCATGAATCGCCGCGCTGTCGGCGGCGCGGCCGATATGCAGCGACCCGAGCGGCGCAAGGAACCCGCCCGCTTGCAGCGCCGGCCCCGAAGCGGTGGTCAGCGGCTGCACGCCGGGCCCACCATAGGTTTCGGACCAGAAGGCCGCCGAACGCCCGGTGGAATGATAACCCGGCTGATCCTCGGCCTCGACCAGCACCACCGACGCATGCGGTGCAACCGCGGCCGCGAGGCTCGCGCCGGCAATGCCCGCACCGACGATCGCGATATCATATCGTTCCACCGTCACCCGCCCACTGTTCCCAACCGAGTCAGGCCCGCGCGCGCGACGCGAGGAAGATGTCGATCTCACCGATCGCGCGATTGCGCACCGCGTCGGCCTCGCGCAGCACTTCATGCGCCGATTCCCTGCCGAATCGCACGACCCGGGCATCGGGCAGCCTGGCCGCGACCTGCAACGCCGCCTTGGGGTTCACCAGCTTGTCGGCTTCGGCGACGATCAGCAGCGTCGGCACGGCCATCTTTCTGAGCCGGGGATCGTCGCGCTGGCGCCGAGTCGATTCGAACGCCTGCATCACCCAGCGCCAGCTCGGCGGGCCGAGCAGCAATTCCGGTTTGGTCGTCTGCCAGAATATCTCATCGTCATAACGATCGCGATCATGCGTCAATAATGCCTGACGCGTCACCGTCGTCGCGGGGCGTTCATTGACCTTCCACGCCGCTCGCGCCGAGTTACCCACCCCGCCGAGCATCTTGGCCATTCGCTCGCCGAGCCTGGCGCCAAGCGGGCTGTGCAGGCCGAGCATCGGCGCGATCAGCACCGCCGCGTCCGGTTTCGCGACACCTTCGGTCA
This portion of the Sphingomonas sp. So64.6b genome encodes:
- the gcvPB gene encoding aminomethyl-transferring glycine dehydrogenase subunit GcvPB produces the protein MTINASGWRPETPVAGNSTAPTFTGNKGLMLEEALIFEIGSTETTGIEVAPPVKAPSRLGTLGRAKPIGLPGLSEPEAVRHYTRLSRQNYAIDLGLFPLGSCTMKHNPRLNEKMARLPGFADVHPLAPVDTVQGALEVIHQLAHWLVTLTGMHSVAMSPKAGAHGELCGILAIRAALEARGEGHRKTILVPESAHGTNPATAAFAGYAVEDIPATAEGRVDLAALTARLGPDVAGVMITNPNTCGLFERDMRAISDAVHAAGGLVYCDGANFNAIVGRVRPGDLGIDAMHINLHKTFSTPHGGGGPGSGPVVFSEALSPYAPLPFVEQTSDGFRLVEEETADEHHDQSFGRMVAFQGQMGMFTRALTYILSHGADGLRQVAEDAVLNANYILRSLDSTLDAPFGTSGPCMHEALFSDSNLAEGFSTIDIAKGLIDEGYHPMTMYFPLVVHGAMLVEPTETESKAALDQFIGALRSVAERAKAGDVALKSAPHFAPRSRLDETLAARKPVLVWKDPELAQAAE
- the gcvPA gene encoding aminomethyl-transferring glycine dehydrogenase subunit GcvPA yields the protein MRYLPLTQSDRKAMLAVIGAASIDELFVDVPGVAQLDGPIRGLPLHASELAVERHMTALARKNVAAGDGPFFLGCGAYKHHVPASVDHLIQRGEFLTAYTPYQPEIAQGTLQMLFEFQTQVARLLGTDVANASMYDGSTACWEAIVMARRITKRGKALLSSGLHPHYVSVAKTMAKFTGDVLDTSAPTLTAETDIDRLIASIDGDTSCVVVQYPDILGRIADLTALADACHAKKALLIAVVTEPVALGAIKSPGEMDADIVVGEGQSIGVGLQFGGPYVGLFGCKEKYVRQMPGRLCGETLDADGRRGFVLTLSTREQHIRREKATSNICTNSGLCALAFSIHMTLLGEAGLRALAETNHAGASAAADRLVQVPGVELVTPAFFNEFTIRLPQEARPVVRTLAERGILAGVSLGRLYPDEAELANGLVVAVTETTTAEDVEALATALQEVLA
- the gcvH gene encoding glycine cleavage system protein GcvH; its protein translation is MSRYFTEDHEWIDVDGDIGTVGISDYAQGQLGDIVFVDVPEEGKELTKGDEAAVVESVKAASDVYAPATGTVLESNDDLADTPGLVNEDPEGDGWFYKITLSDPSELESLMDETAYAAFVAKL
- the gcvT gene encoding glycine cleavage system aminomethyltransferase GcvT; the encoded protein is MSDHNDSPGQDGPEIEIQTLPLDAWHRAHDGRMVEFAGYHMPVQYEGIMAEHLWVRESAGLFDVSHMGQLQLIGDNVAKALEALVPGDISALAPGRMRYSLLLSDNGGILDDLMITNAGDHLYLVVNGAVKQDDIAHLLDHLPDDITINYNEDAALLALQGPKAVDVLARLVPGVEALVFMQAAPFEWNGVPLGISRSGYTGEDGFEISLPGESAVAFADALCAHAEVKPIGLGARDSLRLEAGLPLYGHDLDPETTPIAADLGFAISKRRREEGGFPGAERILMEREQGAIQKRVGLMIEGRQPVREGAVVVDADGSDVGRVTSGGFAPSVGAPIAMAYVPTAMATPGTVIQLVQRGKVHQATVTAMPFIPHRYVRQPL
- a CDS encoding S1/P1 nuclease produces the protein MKPPLALLIVAAIVAPAPASAWSRPGHMVAAAIAYDELMRDDPAAVAEMLRLLAAHPDPGPFQVAIDRAEGAERDRRLFLEMARWPDDVRGGPDDHPTWHYQLRAVGKGNATAAKGSGVAALALNLSVARDPRAPAADRAVALCWILHVVADLHQPLHSAERVAPDWPQGDDGGSKVFVRDSVTGQPVSLHWFWDDSVSRDGAAAAAFARARDLETRFPRTRFADALSHPVAAPDASEHWLAESRALAASVAYRADVPQATSAATAQSAAPGYAEAVVHVSEQRVTLAGYRLAALLKAMFAVRPGQSPGN